A section of the Arabiibacter massiliensis genome encodes:
- a CDS encoding YARHG domain-containing protein, whose protein sequence is MANEGSTSSSSLFARRIVPFAAAAVAALLFWFLYPLAPGKIVFPHASDEFEMASLEWAGAWNRMGASSSDEPVVEDEEPVEAQDMGYILPSDSVELADEDVQGLDEWTCTLAINELYARYGLVFGDADIDSYFALQEWYVPDSSITAEDISFTDVERHNLDVLVAYAEANGWR, encoded by the coding sequence ATGGCGAACGAAGGCTCGACAAGCAGCTCATCGCTGTTTGCGAGGAGAATTGTGCCATTTGCGGCTGCCGCTGTGGCCGCCTTGCTTTTCTGGTTCCTCTATCCGCTCGCGCCGGGGAAGATAGTGTTCCCGCATGCTTCCGATGAATTCGAGATGGCCTCGCTGGAATGGGCGGGCGCATGGAACCGCATGGGCGCCTCGAGTTCCGACGAGCCCGTCGTTGAAGACGAGGAGCCGGTCGAGGCGCAGGATATGGGTTACATCCTGCCGTCCGACAGCGTGGAGCTGGCAGACGAGGACGTGCAGGGGCTCGATGAATGGACCTGCACGCTCGCCATCAACGAGCTGTACGCGCGCTACGGGCTCGTATTCGGCGATGCGGATATCGACAGCTACTTCGCATTGCAGGAGTGGTATGTGCCCGACTCCTCTATCACTGCCGAGGATATCTCGTTCACCGACGTGGAGCGCCACAACCTGGATGTTTTAGTAGCCTATGCGGAGGCCAACGGATGGAGATAA
- a CDS encoding protein kinase: protein MTHLPPRGLRDPSQKGFVLVSRSLRSSVFRIAAPAAKRADAAAHCVKVTRGSEKAILRQFDVLKRLSRCEDGCSGALAVPRPLPDLVSFGMGHAESGKGTAFLWIATPWVRGMSLDRHMATAACEKRESLLVDALELALALAEAINGLSLMTERGRKLVHGDIKPSNIIVSTGGTKRISLVDFDTLFFQGDEGAPPCGTYGYSAPEIVAAEEEGWACGGDSADVYSFGVVAHEMLTGAWPYPFPAGLIAGRSHWISWFRRSSIIRIEERLPPDVHALLLACLARDPCSRPRCDEVVAILKRMANRYRDSSILCSRRTCEPAPPTPASSAESAACLEPWIDPEVLRNSLRASLRIL, encoded by the coding sequence TTGACTCATCTCCCGCCCAGGGGTCTGCGAGATCCATCGCAGAAGGGCTTCGTCCTCGTATCGCGCAGTTTGCGTTCCTCAGTGTTCCGCATCGCCGCGCCAGCTGCAAAACGCGCTGATGCGGCGGCACACTGCGTGAAGGTGACGAGAGGCAGCGAAAAAGCGATACTCCGGCAATTCGATGTTTTGAAACGATTGTCACGGTGCGAAGACGGCTGTTCGGGAGCTCTCGCGGTTCCGCGTCCGCTGCCGGACCTCGTATCGTTCGGGATGGGACATGCAGAATCGGGAAAAGGAACAGCCTTCTTATGGATTGCGACTCCGTGGGTGCGCGGCATGTCTCTCGACCGCCACATGGCGACTGCTGCGTGCGAAAAGCGCGAAAGCCTTCTTGTCGATGCGCTTGAGCTTGCGCTCGCGCTCGCCGAGGCGATCAACGGCCTGAGCCTCATGACGGAGCGCGGGCGAAAACTCGTCCATGGCGACATCAAGCCCTCGAATATCATCGTGTCGACCGGCGGGACCAAGCGGATATCCCTCGTCGATTTCGACACGCTGTTCTTCCAGGGCGATGAAGGGGCGCCCCCTTGCGGAACATACGGTTACTCGGCTCCGGAGATCGTTGCGGCGGAGGAGGAGGGCTGGGCTTGCGGAGGCGATTCTGCCGACGTTTACTCGTTCGGCGTTGTGGCGCACGAGATGCTGACGGGGGCATGGCCCTATCCTTTTCCGGCGGGACTGATAGCCGGTCGATCGCATTGGATATCCTGGTTCAGGCGCTCTTCGATTATTCGGATCGAAGAGCGCCTTCCTCCGGACGTTCACGCTCTTTTGCTTGCATGCCTCGCGCGTGATCCCTGCTCGCGTCCGCGTTGCGACGAGGTGGTCGCCATCCTGAAACGCATGGCGAACCGTTATAGAGACTCGAGCATTCTATGCTCGCGGCGCACTTGCGAGCCCGCGCCGCCTACTCCGGCATCGTCGGCTGAGTCGGCGGCTTGTTTGGAGCCATGGATCGATCCGGAAGTGTTGCGCAACAGCTTGCGCGCGAGTTTGCGCATACTCTAG
- a CDS encoding AAA family ATPase → MLEKNIDDLYPVCEEAAEELTPSSARFFDMRQLAKMLFADYEAGGRYQMVCYNPFSRFSDPFHDNRLERYLAAAERAAAQIRIEDERVNAFSAGAGEGAQPKESALVHDSQLIKALLTRNLAIEPAEGEEPMPAQPVAIVVDMASRLLSSPTNLDEEETAFFSNMLMAVTDALRIGESRNTLILLANNLRDLPEWFIATNPNLRAIVVPSPDREARDLYVQHAFEITDTSVDSNGKTVAERFVDVTDGMSIRELDELRRMHGRSSAPDAELCGLVDVYKFGVRENKWRMIADKLERDPEGVIKRRVKGQDQAVSAVISILKRSSLGLSGATHSSSSKPKGILFLSGPTGTGKTEIVKAVTELLFGDERSCIRLDMSEYQGDNSDQKLFGAPPGYVGYAQGGQLTNAVKANPFSVLLFDEIEKANPSIMDKFLQILEDGRMTDGQGNTVYFSETVIFFTSNIGFSQEVFDPSGRHVVDHVALIDPDEPYDAMCAKVKESMDAHFKPEFLGRVGNNVVVFNFIDDKSAAAIVELKIEAVNRNIEKQNGIIVNIDPATVAHFVRRSLLPEIKEKGGRGIGNLIETEYLNVLSDFLFDERCRCGDEVTPEVADGSIRFRREGGDHV, encoded by the coding sequence GTGCTCGAGAAGAACATCGATGATCTTTATCCCGTTTGCGAGGAGGCGGCAGAGGAGTTGACGCCATCGAGCGCGCGGTTTTTCGACATGCGGCAACTTGCGAAGATGCTGTTCGCCGACTATGAGGCGGGTGGCCGCTATCAGATGGTGTGCTACAACCCCTTCAGTCGTTTCTCCGACCCTTTCCACGACAACCGGCTTGAGCGCTACCTCGCCGCCGCCGAGCGGGCAGCTGCGCAAATACGGATCGAAGACGAGCGCGTGAACGCGTTCTCGGCGGGCGCGGGAGAAGGGGCGCAGCCGAAGGAGAGTGCGCTCGTCCACGACTCGCAGCTGATAAAGGCGTTGTTGACGCGCAACCTCGCGATTGAGCCCGCTGAGGGCGAGGAGCCGATGCCCGCGCAGCCCGTCGCCATCGTCGTGGACATGGCCTCCCGACTGCTCTCTTCGCCGACGAATCTCGACGAGGAGGAGACGGCGTTCTTTTCCAACATGCTCATGGCGGTGACCGACGCGCTGCGCATAGGCGAAAGCCGCAACACGCTCATCCTTCTCGCGAATAACTTGCGCGACCTTCCCGAATGGTTCATCGCGACGAATCCCAACCTGCGCGCCATTGTGGTTCCCTCGCCCGATCGCGAGGCGAGAGACCTCTATGTGCAACACGCGTTCGAGATCACCGATACGTCGGTCGACTCGAACGGGAAGACCGTAGCCGAACGGTTCGTGGACGTCACCGACGGCATGAGCATTCGCGAGCTCGACGAGCTGAGGCGGATGCACGGAAGAAGCAGCGCTCCCGACGCGGAGTTATGCGGGCTCGTCGACGTGTACAAGTTCGGAGTGCGCGAGAACAAGTGGCGGATGATCGCAGACAAACTTGAACGCGATCCCGAGGGCGTCATTAAACGCAGGGTGAAAGGACAGGATCAAGCCGTTAGCGCTGTTATCTCGATCCTCAAGCGTTCCTCGCTCGGCTTGAGCGGGGCCACGCATTCCTCGTCGAGCAAACCCAAGGGTATCCTGTTTCTCAGCGGTCCTACCGGCACCGGCAAAACGGAGATAGTCAAAGCGGTGACCGAGCTTTTGTTCGGCGATGAGCGAAGCTGCATCCGTTTGGACATGTCGGAATATCAAGGCGACAACTCCGATCAAAAGCTGTTCGGCGCACCTCCCGGGTACGTGGGGTACGCGCAGGGAGGCCAGCTCACCAACGCGGTTAAGGCCAACCCGTTCTCCGTGCTGCTCTTCGACGAGATCGAGAAGGCCAATCCCAGCATCATGGACAAGTTCCTCCAAATCCTCGAGGACGGGAGGATGACCGACGGCCAGGGCAACACGGTTTACTTCTCGGAGACGGTGATCTTCTTCACGAGCAACATCGGATTCTCGCAGGAGGTGTTCGACCCCTCAGGTCGGCATGTCGTCGATCATGTGGCCCTCATCGATCCCGATGAGCCGTATGACGCCATGTGCGCCAAGGTGAAGGAATCCATGGATGCCCATTTCAAACCTGAGTTCCTGGGACGCGTGGGCAACAACGTGGTCGTGTTCAACTTCATCGATGACAAGTCGGCGGCGGCGATCGTCGAGCTGAAGATCGAGGCGGTGAATCGCAACATCGAAAAGCAGAACGGCATCATCGTGAACATCGACCCGGCGACGGTCGCCCACTTCGTGCGCCGCTCTCTTTTGCCGGAGATCAAGGAGAAGGGCGGGCGCGGCATCGGAAACCTCATCGAAACGGAGTACTTGAACGTCCTTTCCGACTTCCTGTTCGATGAGCGCTGTCGATGTGGAGACGAGGTGACCCCCGAGGTGGCAGACGGCTCGATACGGTTCCGACGCGAAGGAGGCGACCATGTTTAG
- a CDS encoding 4Fe-4S single cluster domain-containing protein has product MFVDRLLCPVETLGPGRRLVMWTSGCSKRCPGCANPELWAHRPEHEVEVEGFADCVVRTARAQGVDRLTLTGGDPLEQPDELLRFLGIVRPAFRDILVYTGYTYEEAQESLGVERMGRLCGLMDALVDGRYVEKLNDGSCALRGSTNQRVMMFNEELAGEYERCLEQGRAVQNFVYGGRAISVGIHGARD; this is encoded by the coding sequence ATGTTCGTTGATCGCTTGCTCTGCCCTGTGGAAACGCTTGGCCCGGGACGCCGGCTGGTGATGTGGACGAGCGGCTGCTCCAAGCGATGCCCTGGTTGCGCGAATCCCGAGCTTTGGGCGCATCGGCCGGAGCACGAGGTGGAGGTGGAAGGATTCGCCGATTGCGTCGTGCGCACCGCCCGTGCGCAGGGCGTGGATCGGCTGACGTTGACCGGCGGCGATCCGCTGGAGCAGCCGGACGAGCTCCTGCGTTTCCTCGGGATCGTGCGACCGGCGTTCCGCGACATCCTCGTGTACACGGGGTACACGTACGAGGAGGCGCAGGAGAGCTTGGGGGTCGAGCGGATGGGACGCCTCTGCGGGTTGATGGACGCGCTCGTGGACGGACGATACGTCGAAAAGCTCAACGACGGCAGCTGCGCGCTGCGCGGATCCACCAACCAGCGCGTGATGATGTTCAACGAGGAACTTGCCGGCGAGTACGAGCGCTGCCTTGAACAGGGCCGGGCAGTGCAGAACTTCGTGTACGGGGGAAGGGCGATCTCCGTGGGTATCCACGGCGCGCGCGACTAA
- a CDS encoding FHA domain-containing protein, with the protein MWICSNCGMANEDAFDVCPACAAGTSQAGERAHDASPTPLPDSPRSVDAESFVDGRASQSAGDLLVLEEVRTRTEIEIGGSGGFLGREGDYKNDLFSPKVSRLHLEVRKEQAGWSITPMNTVNSTYVYKNGESAELVEGVPHPLYGGETVRMADMTFRVSLKSGAEGEEGVSEVSPEAAREESLPASAEEPQAIRDDGQIEGWFIDCPPGGCGWSFQVAGEAAHLSECPRCADAFDKRKIAQVKPCYGKRDRRVVDDVR; encoded by the coding sequence ATGTGGATCTGCTCGAACTGCGGAATGGCAAACGAAGATGCGTTTGACGTTTGCCCCGCCTGCGCTGCGGGAACTTCCCAAGCCGGGGAGCGCGCGCATGATGCATCTCCGACACCGCTGCCCGACTCCCCAAGAAGCGTCGACGCGGAGTCGTTCGTCGATGGGCGCGCCTCGCAGAGCGCGGGCGACCTCCTCGTGCTTGAGGAGGTACGCACGAGAACCGAGATAGAGATCGGGGGCAGCGGCGGATTTCTCGGCAGGGAGGGTGATTACAAAAACGATCTGTTCAGCCCTAAAGTCTCACGCTTGCATCTTGAAGTGCGGAAGGAACAAGCCGGTTGGTCGATCACTCCGATGAACACCGTCAATTCGACGTATGTGTACAAGAATGGCGAAAGCGCGGAGCTGGTCGAGGGGGTGCCGCATCCCCTCTACGGCGGCGAAACAGTGCGCATGGCCGACATGACGTTCCGCGTCTCATTGAAGAGCGGGGCCGAAGGGGAGGAAGGCGTCTCGGAGGTTTCCCCCGAAGCCGCGCGGGAAGAGTCGCTTCCTGCTTCTGCGGAGGAGCCCCAAGCGATCAGGGACGACGGCCAAATCGAAGGTTGGTTCATCGATTGCCCGCCGGGCGGATGCGGTTGGAGCTTCCAAGTGGCAGGCGAGGCCGCACATCTCTCCGAATGTCCTCGCTGCGCCGACGCGTTCGACAAGCGCAAGATCGCACAGGTCAAACCGTGTTACGGGAAGCGCGACAGACGGGTTGTCGACGATGTTCGTTGA
- a CDS encoding FHA domain-containing protein, with translation MAKQSEKAALNYAVGCEGWRTALFCFAERIRALSHGCINHKVLYSYVGLKGHYINHANPSIRKRTATMLSRLIHSLRYVDDFKESCVKNSQVFAEGAQSLCRDLEKAGIDPGNAIREISYPTWKDVSCGFANEWRAGRTDLNLARINNEMQLLFSVCAIGQGDAEERLNMLVSSYFHLLTFGHLDEELARRLAEATPDEIPDAAKASMPSEDRACLVKYDANAPGVVADWWLVDSMQPFFIGRYTDSDVIEGDPSASRQHCRIVRDERCWRLEDLGSKHGTRVVRGKDNRVAYDSLAEGSGCSCDLQAGDRIVLAGSSWYWFGIMDDRGER, from the coding sequence ATGGCGAAGCAGTCAGAGAAAGCGGCTCTCAACTATGCGGTTGGCTGTGAAGGGTGGCGCACGGCCCTGTTCTGCTTCGCCGAGCGAATAAGAGCGCTTTCCCATGGGTGCATCAACCATAAGGTGCTGTATTCGTATGTCGGCTTGAAGGGCCATTACATCAACCATGCCAACCCTTCCATTAGGAAGCGCACGGCGACCATGCTGTCAAGGTTGATCCACTCGCTGCGATACGTCGATGATTTCAAGGAGAGCTGCGTGAAGAACTCCCAGGTGTTCGCAGAAGGAGCCCAGTCCCTTTGCCGTGATTTGGAAAAGGCAGGAATCGATCCAGGAAACGCGATCCGTGAGATTTCATATCCGACCTGGAAAGACGTCAGCTGTGGCTTCGCAAACGAATGGAGGGCTGGGAGAACAGATCTCAACCTCGCGCGCATCAACAACGAGATGCAGCTCTTGTTTTCAGTCTGCGCTATTGGGCAAGGCGACGCTGAAGAGCGCTTGAACATGCTCGTCTCCTCCTACTTCCATCTGCTGACGTTCGGGCATCTTGACGAGGAGCTTGCCCGGAGGCTTGCGGAGGCCACGCCGGACGAGATACCCGATGCTGCGAAAGCGTCAATGCCCTCCGAAGATCGGGCGTGCCTTGTCAAGTACGACGCGAACGCCCCGGGTGTCGTTGCCGACTGGTGGTTGGTCGATTCGATGCAGCCGTTCTTCATCGGGCGCTACACCGACAGCGATGTCATCGAGGGCGATCCCTCCGCCTCTCGGCAGCACTGCCGTATCGTGCGCGATGAAAGATGCTGGCGGCTGGAAGACCTGGGTTCGAAGCACGGCACCCGGGTCGTCCGCGGGAAGGATAACCGCGTCGCCTACGACAGCTTAGCCGAGGGTTCGGGATGCTCGTGCGACCTGCAAGCGGGGGATCGCATCGTGCTCGCCGGAAGCTCGTGGTACTGGTTTGGAATCATGGACGATCGAGGTGAACGATGA
- a CDS encoding protein kinase family protein — protein sequence MANETVAMRGAGGTEADFGGTDLHAKTDKDLVLVPEEIEFIDDEGRRFVLDGADELGGGGQAVVVRARDDEGNEYAAKVIPKAVKIRHRKSYLAVLAFLREQSQSVRGGFRSSHLMPVLSHGDVSASFLGRSDPVSCDVVIMPICRCLGDEVHPPSFLKERVIPEIAEALHLLHENRIVHRDVKPSNVFELDGVVVLGDFGISTLMGEDERVGNTATARMTPGFSPRNRSILPSNDWYSFGYTIWTMYNDNVHPHKELIEADNLAEVDAGMRPVKFDPKSSEDASLGDLIYGLTMEYAPTRLGYDDVQAWLKDPGGFSFVDPVLNSAPKRPSYVFEGTECFDDATLADALAGKWDQAKRHLYSHGLEEYFKKIDNYDVSSRLHEIVEQDRDTIKDPDLGLSRAIYLISGSRRAMVWRGHDVSLAALRAMFEQRECSELGEYDELLANGFLPWTLKQEDDGESQEMGKELGLIAAAAYDHRAFARSLFQHLFAGGGPSRYAGYEDADGLVSFLLESPYRFYEAISSNQLFDDCLAACAPFSDVGRLLDVRKACDGLDTLELASQLLAFFEGQVSDASLVRSFSANYGPQAPWLWVASHVDLYEIDGEVDEGGVASAALFGIVESAVAEDDSLSIINQKGTTARHHADTIRSSMDESPIPCRFGIVSNKPIIPLEQDALFCASFYGQQVPRGFVRALLRASVDDLPAAGWPDVIMLTDEARESDAFLPAIEQRMRQTVEKCDQAGGSVSSSVFRALVDVAMAVALLLGLTAYAGVLETAVWTVFSSLTPGDATGAATGFVKVTGSAAFAFFAFDAVASLQRCRSLNLVRRMKRSWTGTIEEVRSCVDEMKADASSYANELRDMESSQSRCSQSLVSRAAADETTVERIANPYSSTSYRFVWYATAACASALTLFAGIVPLYALVNLSIDSGVVLFVSLIATVAGFCFGAYATKDWEGAFTNWFWAVAAVSPLAVMLALALLFLLVSMVIAIIIAVFGLIVGIGVLFGLLNS from the coding sequence ATGGCTAATGAAACCGTGGCGATGCGCGGCGCAGGAGGCACCGAGGCTGACTTCGGGGGGACGGATCTGCATGCAAAAACCGACAAAGACCTCGTGCTGGTTCCCGAGGAGATAGAATTCATCGATGACGAAGGTCGCCGCTTCGTGCTCGATGGCGCCGATGAGCTGGGAGGCGGAGGCCAGGCAGTTGTTGTGCGCGCTCGTGATGACGAGGGCAACGAGTACGCCGCGAAGGTCATCCCGAAGGCGGTGAAAATTCGGCATCGGAAGAGCTATCTTGCCGTGCTTGCCTTTCTTAGAGAGCAGTCGCAATCGGTGCGGGGAGGTTTCCGATCCTCTCATCTCATGCCCGTCCTGTCGCATGGGGACGTCTCGGCTTCGTTTCTCGGTCGCTCTGATCCGGTTTCGTGCGATGTTGTCATCATGCCGATTTGCCGCTGCCTTGGCGACGAGGTCCATCCGCCATCGTTTTTGAAAGAGCGGGTGATACCTGAGATAGCCGAGGCTCTTCATCTGCTGCACGAGAACCGCATCGTTCACCGCGACGTCAAACCTTCGAACGTATTCGAGCTCGACGGGGTTGTGGTTTTGGGCGACTTCGGGATTTCGACCCTGATGGGCGAAGACGAGCGTGTCGGGAACACGGCAACCGCTCGCATGACCCCAGGTTTTTCTCCCCGCAATCGCTCCATCCTGCCGAGCAACGACTGGTATTCGTTCGGTTACACGATCTGGACTATGTACAACGACAATGTGCACCCGCACAAAGAGCTCATTGAGGCTGATAACCTTGCGGAAGTCGACGCAGGAATGCGCCCGGTGAAGTTCGACCCCAAGTCGTCCGAGGACGCTTCGCTCGGCGATTTGATCTATGGTCTGACGATGGAATACGCGCCAACCCGTCTCGGCTACGACGACGTGCAGGCTTGGCTGAAAGACCCTGGCGGCTTCAGCTTCGTCGACCCTGTGCTCAACAGCGCGCCCAAGCGTCCTTCGTACGTATTCGAAGGGACTGAATGCTTCGACGACGCCACCCTCGCTGACGCATTGGCGGGCAAGTGGGACCAAGCGAAGAGGCATCTATATTCCCACGGGCTCGAAGAGTACTTCAAGAAAATCGACAACTATGACGTGTCCAGTAGGCTGCACGAGATCGTCGAGCAGGATCGCGACACCATCAAGGATCCCGACCTGGGCCTCTCGCGTGCCATCTACCTCATTTCGGGATCGCGACGCGCAATGGTATGGCGCGGGCACGACGTCTCGCTCGCGGCTTTGCGCGCGATGTTCGAGCAGCGCGAATGCTCCGAGCTTGGGGAGTATGACGAGCTGTTGGCCAATGGCTTCCTCCCGTGGACGCTCAAGCAGGAAGACGATGGGGAATCTCAGGAAATGGGCAAAGAGCTGGGCTTGATCGCCGCAGCCGCGTACGATCATCGAGCCTTCGCCCGCAGCCTGTTCCAGCACCTGTTCGCCGGAGGAGGCCCCTCGCGCTATGCCGGCTACGAAGACGCCGACGGGCTCGTGAGTTTCCTCTTGGAAAGCCCCTATCGTTTCTACGAGGCGATCTCCTCGAACCAGCTGTTCGACGATTGCCTTGCGGCGTGCGCGCCGTTCTCCGACGTCGGCAGACTGCTCGACGTGCGCAAGGCGTGCGACGGCTTGGATACGCTCGAACTCGCGTCGCAGCTGCTGGCATTTTTCGAGGGGCAGGTATCCGACGCATCCCTCGTGCGATCGTTCAGTGCGAACTACGGTCCTCAGGCGCCGTGGCTGTGGGTAGCGTCGCACGTCGATCTCTACGAAATAGACGGGGAGGTCGATGAGGGCGGCGTGGCTTCTGCGGCGCTTTTTGGAATCGTCGAAAGCGCTGTGGCAGAAGATGACTCCCTGAGCATCATCAACCAAAAGGGAACGACGGCCCGACACCACGCCGACACGATCAGGTCTTCGATGGACGAGTCGCCGATTCCCTGTCGTTTCGGCATCGTATCGAATAAGCCCATCATACCCCTGGAGCAGGACGCGCTCTTCTGTGCGAGCTTCTATGGCCAGCAAGTTCCGCGCGGTTTCGTCCGCGCGCTCTTGCGGGCCTCGGTTGACGATCTGCCCGCCGCGGGCTGGCCGGACGTCATCATGCTCACCGACGAGGCGCGCGAGTCGGACGCCTTTCTGCCGGCCATCGAGCAGCGCATGAGGCAAACCGTCGAGAAATGCGATCAGGCCGGCGGCTCCGTGAGTTCGTCGGTGTTTCGCGCCCTGGTCGACGTGGCTATGGCGGTCGCGCTGCTCCTTGGGTTGACGGCGTATGCCGGCGTCCTTGAGACGGCTGTCTGGACGGTGTTCTCGTCGTTGACTCCCGGCGACGCAACTGGTGCGGCGACGGGATTCGTCAAGGTCACGGGAAGCGCGGCCTTCGCGTTTTTCGCGTTCGACGCTGTGGCGTCCCTGCAGCGATGCCGATCACTCAACCTGGTCCGCAGAATGAAGCGCTCGTGGACGGGCACGATAGAGGAGGTGCGCTCATGCGTCGACGAGATGAAGGCGGATGCATCTTCGTACGCGAACGAGCTTCGCGACATGGAAAGCTCGCAGAGCCGCTGCTCGCAGAGCCTCGTCTCGCGCGCTGCCGCAGATGAAACGACGGTAGAGCGGATCGCCAACCCGTACTCTTCAACAAGCTATCGATTCGTCTGGTATGCGACGGCGGCATGCGCGTCGGCTCTGACGCTATTCGCCGGCATCGTGCCGCTGTACGCTCTCGTGAATCTTTCGATCGATTCCGGCGTGGTGCTCTTCGTGTCCCTCATCGCAACCGTCGCAGGTTTTTGCTTCGGCGCCTATGCGACGAAGGATTGGGAGGGGGCGTTCACCAACTGGTTCTGGGCAGTGGCGGCGGTTTCCCCGTTGGCGGTCATGCTTGCCCTTGCGCTCTTATTCTTGTTGGTGTCTATGGTCATCGCGATTATCATCGCGGTTTTTGGATTGATTGTGGGCATAGGGGTTCTCTTTGGGTTGTTGAACTCGTAG
- a CDS encoding VTT domain-containing protein yields MSLRAKRRLAGAVSLAAIAALSVLMFVYRDAIASYANAGYVAVGLVCFALNAGVFGLSPSGIVAVQASFLFDPLLTALAAGLGAGLGEVISYFAGRSSAKVVDVKHADFLRSLSPARLALVSFAASFLSGNLSDGVGVVCGRMGKPLAFYLAGAVSAKIAKMVVLVFGARYLADSLAGFGAL; encoded by the coding sequence TTGTCCTTGCGCGCAAAGCGCCGCCTGGCAGGCGCGGTGTCGCTTGCGGCGATAGCGGCACTTTCCGTCCTCATGTTCGTGTATCGCGACGCCATCGCCTCGTATGCGAATGCGGGATATGTAGCAGTGGGGCTTGTGTGCTTCGCCTTGAACGCCGGCGTGTTCGGCCTGTCCCCCTCCGGGATCGTCGCGGTTCAGGCTTCGTTTTTGTTCGATCCGCTCCTGACGGCCCTCGCGGCGGGGCTGGGGGCTGGTTTGGGGGAGGTCATCAGCTACTTCGCCGGTCGATCGAGCGCCAAGGTGGTGGATGTCAAGCATGCGGATTTCCTTCGCTCGCTGTCCCCGGCGCGTCTGGCCCTCGTATCGTTTGCCGCGTCGTTTCTGTCGGGGAACCTGTCCGACGGAGTGGGCGTGGTGTGCGGCCGTATGGGCAAGCCGCTTGCGTTCTACCTTGCCGGCGCCGTGTCGGCGAAGATCGCGAAAATGGTCGTTTTGGTGTTCGGGGCCCGGTACCTCGCGGATTCGCTCGCCGGGTTCGGCGCTCTGTAG
- a CDS encoding PP2C family serine/threonine-protein phosphatase, producing the protein MFRVVGVTDRGAVKLVNEDRVAIDSLVLSAGLYASSWDAPFGVAVFDGVSAGGRGCEAAGIASAVFADLCEESLAQGCRPDGEIEGLLRSGLDDAHKTICAYRASLGLQPPPASTVAGIYFTCEGSAVVFNAGDSRVYRYRNGLLVQLSHDHTIIQRLVDAGASDELVAQSAPDAHVITRALGMDEESGIVEVSGTPSVCLEGDLFLICSDGLTEGADSGRIEFVLAQNAPLPATARTLVNLAKHNGSTDNISVVLVQVCDGDAGGE; encoded by the coding sequence ATGTTTAGGGTGGTGGGGGTGACCGACCGGGGGGCGGTGAAGCTGGTCAACGAGGACCGCGTTGCCATCGATTCCCTCGTGTTGTCCGCAGGCCTGTATGCCTCGTCGTGGGACGCGCCGTTCGGCGTCGCGGTGTTCGACGGCGTGAGCGCGGGTGGCCGCGGATGCGAGGCGGCGGGCATCGCATCCGCTGTGTTCGCAGACCTTTGCGAGGAGTCCTTGGCCCAAGGGTGCCGCCCTGACGGGGAGATCGAGGGCCTTCTGCGTTCGGGCCTCGATGATGCTCATAAGACGATCTGCGCGTACCGAGCCTCACTCGGCTTGCAGCCGCCTCCGGCATCGACCGTTGCCGGCATATACTTCACATGCGAAGGCTCGGCCGTCGTGTTCAACGCCGGAGACTCCCGCGTGTACCGTTACCGCAACGGACTGCTCGTTCAGCTCTCGCACGACCACACGATTATCCAGCGGCTTGTCGATGCGGGCGCATCGGACGAATTGGTCGCGCAGTCGGCTCCTGACGCTCATGTGATCACGAGGGCACTGGGGATGGACGAAGAGTCCGGCATTGTCGAGGTGTCTGGCACTCCGAGCGTATGCCTGGAGGGCGATTTGTTCCTCATCTGCTCGGACGGACTGACCGAGGGGGCCGACTCGGGGCGGATCGAGTTCGTTTTGGCGCAAAACGCCCCTTTGCCGGCAACGGCGCGAACGTTGGTGAACCTCGCCAAGCACAACGGCTCGACCGACAACATCTCGGTCGTGCTCGTGCAGGTGTGCGATGGGGATGCGGGAGGCGAGTGA